From the Magnetococcales bacterium genome, one window contains:
- a CDS encoding diguanylate cyclase: MSEKPVILVVDDESFNIDVLLNLLGQEYTITIAKNGEQALKRLTGKTMPDLVLLDIMMPGMDGYEVCRCIKEGFRTRHVPVIFITALSDVSEETAGFQAGAVDYITKPFCPAVVTARVRTHIELKRSRDLLEILAKEDGLTGIANRRRFNEFLEFEWSRAQRKQTSISLTLMDVDFFKLFNDHYGHAVGDACLRQVGHALRRSMHRTVDLVARYGGEEFCCVLPDTESPGAMGVANRLLCAVHELAIPHHHSKVADHVTMSLGVASLVPAAGQGSEILIHMADQALYKAKNGGRNRVELARTEDAAD, translated from the coding sequence ATGAGTGAAAAACCCGTCATTCTGGTCGTTGACGATGAGAGCTTCAATATTGATGTGTTGTTGAACCTCCTGGGGCAGGAATATACGATAACAATTGCCAAGAATGGCGAACAGGCACTCAAGAGGCTGACAGGCAAAACCATGCCGGACCTGGTTCTTCTTGATATCATGATGCCGGGCATGGATGGTTACGAGGTGTGCCGGTGCATCAAGGAGGGGTTTCGCACCCGGCATGTGCCGGTCATTTTCATCACCGCCTTGAGTGATGTCAGCGAAGAGACCGCAGGGTTCCAGGCCGGGGCTGTGGACTATATTACCAAGCCGTTTTGTCCAGCCGTGGTGACGGCCCGGGTGCGTACACACATCGAGTTGAAACGAAGCCGCGATCTCCTGGAAATCCTGGCCAAGGAAGATGGTTTGACCGGTATTGCCAATCGCAGGCGGTTCAATGAGTTTCTTGAATTTGAATGGAGCCGGGCACAACGTAAACAGACATCCATCTCCCTGACCCTGATGGATGTCGATTTTTTTAAATTGTTCAACGATCATTATGGCCATGCTGTTGGGGATGCCTGCCTGCGGCAGGTGGGGCATGCCCTGCGGCGCTCCATGCATCGGACGGTGGACTTGGTGGCGCGTTATGGCGGAGAAGAGTTTTGCTGTGTTTTGCCCGATACGGAAAGTCCGGGCGCCATGGGCGTGGCCAATCGACTGTTATGTGCCGTTCACGAACTGGCCATCCCGCACCATCACTCCAAGGTCGCTGACCACGTCACCATGAGTCTGGGCGTTGCTTCGCTCGTTCCAGCGGCAGGCCAAGGTTCGGAAATACTCATTCATATGGCCGATCAGGCGCTTTACAAGGCGAAAAATGGGGGAAGAAACCGGGTTGAGCTGGCGCGAACGGAAGATGCAGCTGACTAG
- a CDS encoding RluA family pseudouridine synthase has protein sequence MTDLDGLIRFPVRHRVVGADDVGMRLDRLLQREVPALPMSAWQRLLRTGQVRVDGKRAKGGERLLLGQKIRIPPVRAAVDDPEGVGERSKPGDGWSATLAERICYRDDHLLVLDKPEGIPVHGGSGQPYGLVDGVRRMMEMRHDVMPELCHRLDKDTSGCLVFGLDACTVREMARVFRDGEVDKRYLLLVRGTPSPREGEIAIPLVRGMVRSGERMVAGGADGKPAHTWYRTLANYGVASLVEAKPNTGRTHQLRVHFQLLGHPIAGDPKYGEREFNRHMRSTGLKRMFLHSSRISLTHPRTGQPITVEAPLDAGLQRLLERLRMVK, from the coding sequence TTGACTGATCTCGATGGCCTGATACGTTTCCCGGTTCGCCACCGGGTGGTGGGGGCGGACGATGTGGGCATGCGGTTGGATCGACTCCTGCAAAGGGAAGTTCCGGCGTTACCCATGTCGGCCTGGCAGCGCCTGTTGCGAACAGGCCAGGTGCGTGTCGACGGGAAACGGGCCAAGGGGGGTGAACGGTTGCTCCTGGGGCAAAAAATTCGTATTCCGCCGGTGCGAGCTGCGGTCGATGATCCAGAAGGGGTTGGCGAACGCAGCAAACCTGGCGATGGCTGGTCGGCCACCCTGGCGGAACGCATTTGTTATCGGGACGACCATTTGCTGGTGCTGGACAAGCCGGAGGGAATTCCCGTCCATGGGGGAAGTGGACAACCATATGGTCTGGTGGATGGGGTGCGGCGCATGATGGAGATGCGCCACGATGTCATGCCAGAGCTTTGCCATCGTCTCGACAAGGACACATCAGGGTGCCTGGTCTTTGGCCTGGATGCCTGCACAGTGCGGGAGATGGCCCGGGTTTTTCGCGATGGCGAGGTGGATAAACGCTATCTGCTGCTGGTACGGGGAACCCCCTCACCCCGCGAGGGAGAAATTGCCATTCCCCTGGTACGGGGCATGGTGCGTTCGGGAGAGCGGATGGTGGCCGGAGGCGCCGACGGCAAACCGGCTCATACCTGGTACCGTACATTGGCCAATTATGGTGTGGCCTCCCTGGTAGAAGCCAAGCCCAATACCGGACGGACTCATCAGTTGCGTGTCCATTTCCAGTTGCTGGGCCATCCCATCGCCGGAGATCCCAAGTATGGCGAGCGGGAGTTCAACCGGCACATGCGCTCGACAGGGTTGAAGCGCATGTTTTTGCACTCTTCCCGCATCTCCCTGACCCATCCTCGCACCGGCCAACCCATCACAGTGGAAGCCCCCCTGGATGCGGGCCTGCAACGCCTGTTGGAGCGGTTGCGCATGGTAAAGTGA
- a CDS encoding ribonuclease E/G: MNKRMLVDATHPEEIRVGIVQDQRLIDLDIETSTKEQIKGNIYLGRVTRVEPALQAAFVDFNGGRQGFLSVNDIHPKYYPPPEGKEKSNKEKEIDPAESAEEGDEPENGEETDEDVPVRVRRAANRRRILPIQKILTRGQSLLLQVVKEARGNKGASLTTNLSLAGRYTVLLPDNSGGGGGISRKIVDPQERKHLKELMGSLEIPSDVSLIIRTAGLGRTKREITRDMNYLLRLWKRIQEKSAQTKPPCVIHEEGDLILRTIRDLYTTDMTEILIHGQEAYRRGKDFMRLLMPRYVKVVQPYRENKPIFAQFQVENQIEMMHERVIPLKAGGYLVIESTEALVSIDINSGRATREKDVESTAFKTNLQAADEIARQLRLRDLGGLIVIDFIDMEDKKHNTEVEKRIKDAFKLDRAKSQIGRISQFGLLELSRQRLKPAFSESNRTPCPRCQGLGTIRSVESMAIHVMRMIVEEAATNRYAKLTYNVPPDVANYLFNHKRAQITSLEEAHHLAIVILSDQNLQTPNFRREVVERQGGELDNLPPSVKEKDVKPDDEDDILQDDDDDDDDDFDDDDDDDERPEGRHTQRGGASAAETDPGESRPEEATLSGSRQGEKNGDRKKRRRRRRRKTSPVMHDPSSSASTSDVVEGSSLANAPPPEGAEEMGVPGLYRLTQEGAATKPNDISQDSPTDDGVSSAPQKPRRRRRRRRSPPRSLGEKLFPPRHGADETPDDDVIDDRDGDHDHQSRMSEPPELRPNSMDAEPNPASDSASARMNQEDAPPSSSPSQENK; the protein is encoded by the coding sequence ATGAACAAGCGCATGCTGGTGGATGCAACCCACCCGGAAGAGATCCGTGTGGGCATCGTCCAGGATCAGCGACTCATCGACCTGGATATCGAAACCTCAACCAAGGAACAAATCAAGGGGAACATCTACCTGGGGCGGGTGACCCGTGTGGAACCCGCCCTCCAGGCCGCCTTTGTCGATTTCAACGGCGGACGTCAGGGATTTCTCTCCGTCAACGACATTCATCCGAAATATTATCCGCCTCCGGAAGGCAAGGAAAAATCGAACAAGGAAAAGGAAATCGATCCGGCGGAGTCCGCCGAAGAGGGTGACGAGCCCGAAAATGGTGAAGAGACCGACGAAGATGTGCCCGTTCGTGTACGACGGGCTGCCAATCGTCGCCGTATCCTGCCTATCCAAAAAATTCTCACCCGAGGTCAATCCCTGTTGCTTCAGGTGGTCAAGGAGGCGCGTGGCAACAAAGGTGCCTCCCTCACGACCAATCTCTCTCTTGCCGGTCGTTACACGGTCCTGTTGCCGGACAACTCCGGGGGAGGTGGGGGCATCTCCCGCAAGATTGTCGACCCGCAGGAGAGGAAACACCTCAAGGAGTTGATGGGCAGCCTGGAAATTCCCTCCGATGTCAGCCTGATCATCCGTACAGCGGGATTGGGTCGCACCAAACGGGAAATCACCCGGGACATGAATTATCTGCTCCGGCTCTGGAAACGCATCCAGGAGAAATCCGCCCAAACCAAACCCCCCTGCGTCATCCACGAGGAGGGGGATCTGATTCTACGCACCATCCGTGATCTCTATACCACCGACATGACCGAAATTTTGATCCACGGTCAGGAGGCCTATCGTCGCGGCAAAGACTTCATGCGTCTGCTCATGCCCCGCTATGTCAAGGTGGTGCAACCCTATCGGGAAAATAAGCCCATTTTTGCCCAATTCCAGGTGGAAAATCAGATCGAGATGATGCACGAGCGCGTCATCCCCCTGAAGGCCGGAGGCTACCTGGTCATCGAATCGACCGAAGCCCTGGTCTCCATCGACATCAACTCTGGGCGGGCCACCCGCGAAAAGGATGTTGAGTCGACCGCCTTCAAAACCAATCTTCAAGCCGCCGATGAAATTGCCCGCCAGCTTCGTCTGCGCGACCTGGGTGGATTGATCGTCATCGATTTCATTGATATGGAGGATAAAAAGCACAACACGGAGGTCGAGAAGCGCATCAAGGATGCCTTCAAACTGGATCGGGCCAAAAGCCAGATCGGGCGGATTTCCCAGTTCGGTTTGCTGGAACTCTCCCGCCAGCGCTTGAAACCGGCCTTCAGTGAATCAAACCGGACTCCGTGTCCACGTTGCCAGGGTTTGGGCACCATCCGTTCCGTCGAATCCATGGCCATCCATGTGATGCGCATGATCGTGGAAGAGGCTGCCACCAACCGCTACGCCAAGCTGACCTATAACGTCCCTCCGGATGTTGCCAACTATCTGTTCAACCACAAACGGGCCCAGATCACCTCCCTGGAAGAGGCCCACCATCTCGCCATTGTCATCCTTTCAGATCAGAATCTGCAAACCCCCAATTTTCGCCGGGAAGTGGTCGAACGCCAAGGGGGAGAACTTGATAACCTGCCACCGTCTGTAAAGGAAAAGGATGTCAAACCGGATGACGAGGACGACATCCTCCAGGATGACGATGACGATGACGATGACGATTTCGACGATGACGACGATGATGATGAAAGGCCTGAAGGTCGCCATACCCAACGTGGTGGTGCCAGCGCCGCTGAAACCGATCCGGGCGAATCACGACCAGAGGAAGCCACACTCTCCGGGTCCAGGCAGGGGGAAAAGAATGGTGACAGAAAAAAACGTCGCCGTCGCAGGCGCCGCAAGACCTCCCCTGTAATGCACGATCCCTCTTCCTCCGCTTCGACCTCCGATGTGGTGGAGGGTTCCTCGCTGGCAAACGCGCCCCCCCCCGAGGGCGCGGAAGAGATGGGTGTTCCAGGTCTCTACCGTTTGACCCAGGAGGGTGCTGCAACAAAGCCCAATGACATCTCCCAGGATTCTCCGACCGACGATGGTGTCTCCTCCGCACCACAGAAACCACGGCGCCGCCGGCGCCGGCGTCGTTCCCCTCCACGCAGTCTCGGAGAGAAACTGTTTCCGCCACGCCACGGGGCGGATGAGACCCCAGACGATGATGTTATCGATGACCGTGACGGCGATCATGATCATCAGAGCCGGATGTCCGAACCGCCTGAGCTGCGCCCGAACAGTATGGATGCAGAGCCAAACCCAGCCTCTGACTCGGCATCTGCGCGTATGAACCAGGAAGATGCGCCCCCCTCGTCCTCTCCCAGTCAGGAGAATAAGTGA
- a CDS encoding response regulator: protein MDTDLDLDIFRQILEKSSYGIIVLDQVSKVVFWNRWMEKASRIPAAGVVGQVFTDVFPDLLGTRIARGIENALSQGLPTTLSHKLTHRPFPLFPPAAGREADERMSQHVLISGIRARDRTFYCTIQIQDITDTVSREHILREQTGELRLAKEMAQSASQAKGDFLANMSHEIRTPMNAIIGMTHLAMQTDLNPRQLDYLTKIQYSSQSLLGIINDILDFSKIEAGKLKMESVAFHLDEVLHNVSNLMTIKTDEQGLEFCFHVAKDLPLGLVGDPLRLGQVLVNLTSNAVKFTRAGEIILSVELEALTEETVTIHFSVKDSGIGMTPEQIAGLFRPFTQADSSTTRKFGGTGLGLSICRRLVQMMGGNIWVESQSGLGSTFHFNATFGRANKDRRRFRLPDDRYVGLRVLLADDNAASREILQHALESFSFKVTPVASGAEAIAELEKARHARPFDMVFVDWKMPEMDGIRTTEEISRLFPTQRMPKVIMVTAYGREEVLHAAKSVHLNSILIKPVSLSLLFDTILAALGENERAITNPLQTSRNELVPLQLSPLQQKMHPLQGAKILLVEDNEINQQVAGELLDMVGLQVRIASNGRQSLIALAEESFDAVLMDIQMPEMDGYEATRKIRENPAWTTLPIIAMTANALAGDREKCLAVGMNEHIAKPIDPRVLYSTLTRWIKPPLPTVEQPVVAQAPRPERTQPEPVDHLVSQATEYKGMEPDVTLQATEYKNMEPDVTLLPESIPGFDLSVGLKYVGGNKKLYRKLLLDFRRTQWDAAEKVHQGMTSGEIHETQRRVHTIKGIAGTLGALELQDVAKHLEVSLKNHDREQSASLLKPFQSSLQGVMHALAVLDSQETPVDPPHVVKGSKEGHHDGPLDRNALESVTTLCQQLAAWLDEGDVRAKSTLEQLNKCLPPAHRQVVGLVAEKMGDYDFDGARDALVQWASFMKISL from the coding sequence ATGGATACTGACCTGGATCTTGATATTTTTCGGCAAATTCTTGAAAAGAGCTCCTATGGTATCATTGTTCTTGATCAGGTCTCCAAAGTTGTATTCTGGAATCGCTGGATGGAAAAAGCGTCACGCATTCCCGCCGCTGGTGTTGTCGGGCAGGTATTTACAGACGTTTTTCCAGATTTGCTCGGTACCCGTATTGCGCGTGGCATTGAAAACGCCCTCTCCCAGGGATTGCCCACCACCCTCTCCCACAAGTTGACCCATCGGCCCTTTCCTCTCTTTCCTCCTGCTGCCGGGCGGGAAGCGGACGAACGCATGAGCCAACACGTTCTGATCAGTGGCATACGCGCCCGGGACCGGACTTTTTATTGTACCATCCAGATCCAGGACATTACCGACACCGTCTCCCGTGAACACATATTGCGTGAACAGACCGGGGAGTTGCGTTTGGCCAAGGAGATGGCACAGAGTGCCAGCCAAGCAAAGGGGGACTTTCTGGCCAATATGAGTCATGAGATTCGCACCCCGATGAACGCCATCATTGGCATGACGCACCTGGCCATGCAAACCGATCTGAATCCCAGGCAACTCGATTACCTGACCAAGATTCAATACTCCTCCCAGTCCCTGCTTGGCATCATCAACGATATTCTCGATTTTTCCAAAATCGAGGCGGGCAAACTGAAGATGGAGTCCGTCGCTTTCCACCTGGATGAGGTTTTGCACAACGTCTCCAACCTGATGACGATCAAAACCGATGAACAGGGGCTGGAATTTTGTTTCCACGTTGCCAAGGATCTTCCTCTGGGTCTGGTGGGCGATCCGCTGCGCCTGGGGCAGGTTTTGGTCAATTTGACCAGCAATGCCGTCAAGTTTACCCGTGCGGGAGAGATCATTCTGTCCGTCGAATTGGAGGCGTTGACCGAGGAGACGGTGACGATTCATTTCAGTGTCAAGGACAGCGGCATTGGCATGACTCCAGAACAGATCGCCGGGTTGTTCCGACCCTTTACCCAGGCTGACAGCTCAACGACCCGAAAATTTGGCGGTACGGGTCTTGGTCTTTCCATCTGCCGGCGCTTGGTTCAGATGATGGGAGGAAACATCTGGGTCGAGAGTCAATCTGGGCTTGGCAGCACCTTCCATTTCAACGCAACGTTTGGACGCGCCAACAAGGATCGCCGCCGGTTTCGTTTGCCCGACGATCGATATGTGGGTTTGCGCGTTTTATTGGCGGATGACAATGCTGCGTCGCGCGAAATTCTGCAACATGCCTTGGAGTCTTTTTCCTTCAAGGTTACCCCTGTGGCTTCTGGTGCCGAGGCCATTGCCGAGTTGGAAAAAGCCCGACATGCCCGGCCCTTTGACATGGTGTTCGTGGATTGGAAAATGCCGGAGATGGATGGCATTCGCACCACGGAGGAGATCTCCAGACTTTTTCCCACCCAACGCATGCCCAAGGTGATCATGGTGACCGCCTACGGTCGGGAGGAGGTGCTGCATGCTGCCAAAAGTGTCCATCTCAATTCAATTTTGATCAAACCCGTCAGCCTCTCCCTGTTGTTCGACACCATTCTGGCCGCTTTGGGGGAAAATGAGCGTGCCATCACCAACCCGCTCCAGACGAGCAGAAATGAGTTGGTACCCCTCCAGTTGTCACCCCTCCAGCAGAAGATGCACCCCTTGCAGGGCGCCAAAATATTGCTGGTTGAGGATAACGAGATCAATCAGCAGGTGGCGGGGGAACTTCTCGACATGGTGGGGTTGCAGGTGCGTATCGCCTCCAACGGGCGGCAAAGCCTCATCGCCCTGGCAGAGGAGTCGTTTGATGCCGTGCTGATGGATATTCAAATGCCGGAGATGGATGGTTATGAAGCCACCCGCAAAATTCGGGAAAATCCAGCCTGGACAACTCTGCCCATCATCGCCATGACGGCCAATGCCCTGGCCGGGGATCGGGAAAAATGCCTGGCCGTGGGTATGAATGAACATATCGCCAAACCCATTGATCCCCGTGTTCTTTACAGTACCCTTACCCGTTGGATCAAGCCTCCGTTGCCAACCGTTGAGCAACCGGTGGTGGCGCAGGCGCCGCGACCTGAACGAACCCAACCGGAACCTGTTGATCACCTGGTATCGCAAGCGACTGAATATAAAGGCATGGAACCGGATGTCACCCTTCAAGCAACTGAATATAAAAATATGGAGCCGGATGTCACTCTTTTGCCGGAATCCATTCCCGGTTTTGATCTTTCTGTTGGGCTGAAATATGTGGGTGGCAACAAGAAACTTTACCGGAAACTATTGCTGGATTTTCGGCGCACCCAATGGGATGCAGCCGAGAAGGTTCATCAGGGCATGACATCGGGAGAGATCCATGAGACGCAGCGCCGGGTCCACACCATCAAAGGTATTGCCGGCACACTGGGGGCTTTGGAGTTGCAGGATGTGGCAAAACATTTGGAAGTTTCCCTGAAGAACCATGACCGCGAACAATCCGCATCCTTGCTCAAGCCTTTCCAAAGTTCCTTGCAAGGTGTCATGCACGCTCTTGCCGTTTTGGACTCTCAGGAAACTCCCGTCGATCCGCCCCATGTTGTGAAAGGATCCAAGGAAGGCCATCATGATGGGCCTCTTGATCGAAATGCTTTGGAGTCTGTCACAACCCTTTGTCAACAATTGGCCGCATGGCTCGATGAGGGTGACGTTCGCGCCAAAAGCACTCTGGAACAACTCAACAAATGCCTTCCCCCGGCCCATAGGCAGGTGGTCGGCCTGGTGGCTGAAAAAATGGGCGATTATGATTTTGACGGTGCCAGGGACGCCTTGGTGCAATGGGCCTCATTCATGAAAATATCCCTCTGA
- a CDS encoding chemotaxis protein CheA, whose protein sequence is MFDEETLKVLLAEFLAENRESLDQIERGILALEMDPENMELLNTVFRHMHTVKGNCRMMEFSRLEELTHAAENLLDLLRERKITAHQGNCGVLLGILDTVRHTLDGIERSGSEGNPDFSRPIQALERLTRGGDSGSTSLLVPDCGPGDSSEPADSALPCRDAEPERERSGGSGLQTVRLPIEKLDALMNMVGELGSAFNQLRYALHHGTTAGDTVLEGMETRIHQLQDEVLKYRLQPIDTIWEPLHRLVRDLAMETGKKAILDIQGGETEMDRNVLLTLKECMGHLLRNAIDHGIEPPHEREVAGKSILGHVRLHAEQRHGQIFIEVSDDGRGLDVEKIRTKAIELGLLDAEQARHHAEEEVFRVIFEPGFSTVGQVSKISGRGTGMDVVKNAMTRLNGTIAISSQLGRGTQFRFRIPQTMAIVPSLLLGSGDGQYAVPQANIVELISYFGADVQRHVEKRLHGFMVRIRDRLFPLLPLDQILHAPLHGNHSPQTPALQTRSACHVVLLRAEGGEFALAVEKIADPIALVVKPMLRLFSHLTILSGTALLPDGSVAFLLNVGELCQLQSHVPPPVTSRG, encoded by the coding sequence ATGTTTGACGAAGAGACATTAAAAGTCCTGTTGGCGGAATTTCTTGCCGAAAATCGGGAATCCCTGGACCAGATCGAACGCGGCATCCTGGCCCTGGAAATGGATCCGGAAAACATGGAACTCCTGAACACCGTGTTTCGCCATATGCATACAGTCAAAGGCAATTGCCGGATGATGGAGTTTTCCCGGCTGGAAGAGTTGACCCATGCTGCGGAAAATCTTCTTGATCTGTTGCGCGAAAGGAAAATCACTGCGCATCAGGGGAATTGCGGTGTTCTCCTTGGTATCCTCGACACTGTTCGCCATACGTTGGATGGTATTGAAAGGAGCGGCAGTGAGGGCAATCCGGATTTTTCCCGCCCCATTCAAGCCCTGGAACGACTGACCCGGGGAGGTGATTCCGGAAGTACCTCTCTCCTGGTTCCGGATTGTGGGCCGGGCGATTCGAGCGAACCCGCCGACTCTGCCTTGCCTTGTCGGGATGCCGAGCCCGAGCGGGAAAGATCGGGTGGGTCTGGCCTCCAAACCGTTCGGCTCCCCATTGAGAAACTGGATGCCCTGATGAACATGGTGGGGGAGTTGGGGTCTGCATTCAATCAGTTGCGATATGCCCTGCACCACGGGACAACAGCAGGTGACACGGTATTGGAAGGAATGGAAACCAGGATTCACCAGCTTCAGGACGAAGTTCTCAAATACCGTTTGCAACCGATCGATACCATATGGGAACCCTTGCACCGCCTGGTTCGCGACTTGGCCATGGAGACAGGCAAGAAGGCCATCCTCGATATCCAGGGGGGAGAGACGGAAATGGACAGAAATGTCCTTTTGACTCTCAAGGAGTGCATGGGGCATTTGCTGCGCAACGCGATAGACCATGGCATCGAACCTCCCCATGAACGGGAAGTGGCGGGCAAGTCGATTTTGGGACATGTCAGGCTGCATGCGGAACAGAGGCATGGCCAAATTTTTATTGAGGTCTCTGACGATGGCCGGGGTCTTGATGTGGAGAAAATTCGGACCAAAGCCATCGAGTTGGGATTGCTCGATGCAGAGCAGGCCCGACACCACGCCGAGGAAGAGGTGTTCCGCGTCATTTTTGAACCAGGTTTTTCCACGGTCGGGCAGGTGAGCAAAATATCTGGACGTGGCACAGGCATGGATGTCGTCAAAAATGCCATGACCAGGCTGAACGGGACCATTGCCATTTCCAGTCAACTGGGTCGGGGCACGCAGTTTCGTTTCCGGATACCGCAGACCATGGCCATCGTTCCCTCCCTGCTGCTTGGGAGTGGGGATGGACAATATGCTGTTCCTCAAGCCAACATTGTCGAGTTGATCTCCTATTTTGGCGCGGACGTACAACGACACGTCGAGAAGAGATTGCACGGTTTCATGGTCCGGATACGTGATCGTTTGTTTCCCTTGCTTCCTCTTGACCAGATTCTGCATGCTCCTCTCCACGGTAACCACAGCCCACAAACTCCCGCTTTGCAAACCCGGAGCGCATGTCATGTCGTTCTTTTGCGTGCCGAGGGAGGGGAGTTTGCCCTGGCTGTCGAGAAGATTGCCGATCCGATTGCCCTGGTGGTCAAGCCCATGCTGCGCCTGTTTTCCCACCTGACCATTTTATCTGGAACGGCTCTTCTGCCGGATGGTTCGGTGGCGTTTCTGTTGAATGTTGGAGAGTTGTGTCAGCTTCAGTCACACGTCCCACCCCCTGTCACCAGCCGGGGTTGA
- a CDS encoding sel1 repeat family protein, which produces MEYLVFYLFSTIYPNHDFLLEVEVIGWAQKTLAVKADSWEIMMDMAVFHHHGWGVSRNERLAKMWEESALRVGGAQAAFFLSTSHARDGVLDHDPDKLLHLLTYAAEGNYLVAQVFLGKYFAGKLFKKDPIPLNPDQSRYWLEKAFQAGEGGGAFWLGKLYYHGSGGYPRDLVEAKSWFERMPRLYARAKFLLATLYWSGVPGAPPDQAKAMALFQQAAEEKSARAQFAMGQLHRGGYLGGKPDMTQAYLWYRKAARNAYPPAMTMQGLMSLKGDGILADPKGAVSLLQAAAAEGEENALYWLGVMSQVGLGVDKSLSRARTWFLRGAEAGEARSMVKLSLDLFAGKGGAQELPLAYHWAKKAAQSGLPQGLCWAGTLLYFGVGTPPDPEQARVWLRQGSAAGMEPCTRVLTAASPKTPGDTGIRPPLVEAVAADLSKAMDGEMDHPYLPTSSHLEVLPK; this is translated from the coding sequence ATGGAATATCTTGTGTTTTATTTGTTCAGCACGATCTATCCCAATCATGATTTTCTCTTGGAGGTGGAGGTTATAGGTTGGGCACAGAAAACCCTGGCCGTGAAAGCGGATAGTTGGGAGATCATGATGGACATGGCAGTCTTTCATCATCATGGATGGGGTGTGTCAAGAAACGAAAGGTTGGCCAAAATGTGGGAAGAGTCGGCGTTACGGGTTGGCGGTGCTCAAGCTGCGTTCTTTCTGTCAACCTCCCATGCCCGGGATGGTGTCCTGGATCACGATCCTGATAAACTTCTGCATTTACTGACCTATGCGGCAGAAGGTAATTACCTTGTTGCACAGGTGTTTCTCGGAAAATATTTTGCAGGGAAGTTATTCAAGAAGGATCCCATTCCACTCAATCCTGACCAATCCCGTTATTGGTTGGAAAAGGCGTTTCAAGCGGGTGAAGGAGGGGGAGCGTTTTGGTTGGGTAAGCTCTATTATCATGGGAGCGGGGGGTATCCCCGGGATCTGGTCGAGGCCAAGTCCTGGTTTGAGCGTATGCCCCGTCTTTATGCAAGAGCAAAATTTCTCTTGGCAACGCTCTACTGGTCTGGCGTTCCCGGCGCCCCTCCCGATCAGGCAAAAGCCATGGCTTTGTTCCAGCAGGCGGCGGAAGAGAAGAGTGCGCGCGCTCAGTTTGCCATGGGGCAACTGCATCGTGGGGGATATCTGGGCGGCAAGCCTGATATGACCCAGGCTTATCTCTGGTATCGCAAGGCTGCCAGGAACGCATATCCACCAGCAATGACCATGCAGGGTCTCATGAGCCTGAAGGGTGATGGTATTCTGGCCGATCCAAAAGGGGCTGTGTCGCTTTTGCAGGCAGCCGCTGCCGAAGGAGAGGAAAATGCCCTGTATTGGCTTGGCGTCATGTCCCAGGTTGGCTTGGGTGTTGACAAGAGTTTGTCCCGGGCGCGCACCTGGTTTTTGCGTGGCGCCGAGGCTGGGGAGGCGCGATCCATGGTCAAACTATCCCTCGACCTGTTTGCGGGCAAAGGGGGGGCGCAGGAGCTTCCTCTTGCCTACCATTGGGCCAAAAAGGCGGCGCAGAGTGGTTTGCCTCAGGGGCTCTGCTGGGCGGGAACCTTGTTGTATTTTGGTGTTGGCACGCCGCCCGATCCGGAGCAGGCCAGGGTTTGGTTGCGGCAAGGTTCGGCTGCCGGCATGGAGCCGTGTACGCGCGTTTTGACGGCAGCCTCCCCCAAAACGCCAGGAGACACCGGTATTCGGCCACCCCTGGTGGAGGCCGTGGCTGCGGATTTATCCAAGGCCATGGATGGGGAGATGGATCACCCCTATCTCCCCACATCGTCCCATTTGGAGGTGTTGCCAAAATGA